The following coding sequences are from one Dreissena polymorpha isolate Duluth1 chromosome 8, UMN_Dpol_1.0, whole genome shotgun sequence window:
- the LOC127840717 gene encoding uncharacterized protein LOC127840717: MAAYKAVKEDHMPVDRAAVTFGVPKQTLRDRVLNKVNLRAKWGKDSLFTLDKEEQLVNHLESLAQVGYVVNRAKVNVLAIELAVKLGRRNSDDKLSNFWYYAFLKRWDHRLKVIKPRALSSTPAAAMTQENIDDYYSDLNAVLEKYNLKSKPHLIYNLDETGIQLRPVITKISTSKIISVTFPNTGTIAIVACVNAAGTALPPYYVFEGKHSETNDNFMNNATAGSAYTMSDSGCVNSEVFMKYLNEHFLKFVQRGSSDNTEPILLIYDGHSSHVSLDVVQWAKEHHLILFVLPPHSPHALQPLDIACFGPFKTAFHRECKLYMEKETLTKGRIITKYKIAELSGKAYLESMTPVTIQEGFRKAGISPFDANMSLLRELIQKKTCNTEISSMTMQKQR, from the coding sequence ATGGCAGCTTATAAAGCTGTTAAGGAAGATCACATGCCAGTAGACAGGGCGGCTGTGACATTTGGTGTTCCAAAACAAACATTAAGGGACAGAGTTCTGAACAAAGTGAATCTAAGAGCAAAGTGGGGAAAGGATTCGTTGTTCACATTGGACAAAGAGGAGCAGCTGGTAAACCATCTTGAATCCCTGGCCCAGGTTGGGTATGTTGTGAATCGCGCAAAAGTGAATGTTCTTGCCATTGAACTTGCTGTAAAGCTTGGTAGGCGTAATTCAGATGACAAGCTGAGTAATTTCTGGTACTACGCCTTCCTGAAAAGATGGGATCACAGACTGAAGGTCATCAAACCAAGGGCCCTATCATCCACTCCGGCAGCAGCAATGACCCAAGAAAACATTGACGATTACTATTCTGATTTGAATGCTGTTCTTGAAAAGTATAATCTCAAGTCAAAACCACATCTGATCTACAACCTTGATGAGACCGGAATTCAACTGAGACCAGTAATTACAAAAATTTCGACTAGTAAAATAATATCAGTTACATTTCCAAATACAGGCACCATTGCCATAGTAGCCTGTGTAAATGCAGCAGGTACTGCTCTACCACCCTACTATGTATTTGAAGGGAAACATAGTGAGACAAACGACAACTTCATGAATAACGCAACAGCTGGTTCAGCCTACACAATGTCAGACTCTGGGTGTGTGAATAGTGAGGTTTTCATGAAGTACCTCAATGAACACTTCTTGAAATTTGTACAAAGGGGATCTAGTGACAACACTGAACCCATCTTGTTGATTTATGATGGTCATTCATCACATGTGTCGCTTGACGTTGTACAGTGGGCCAAAGAGCACCATCTGATCCTTTTTGTACTCCCACCACACAGCCCACATGCTCTTCAACCGTTAGACATAGCATGCTTTGGGCCATTTAAGACCGCTTTCCATAGGGAGTGCaaattatatatggaaaaagaAACTTTAACAAAGGGTAGAATAATAACGAAGTATAAAATTGCAGAGTTATCAGGGAAAGCATACTTAGAGTCAATGACACCAGTCACAATCCAGGAAGGTTTCAGAAAAGCCGGAATATCACCGTTTGATGCAAACATGTCCCTATTGAGAGAGTTAATCCAAAAGAAGACATGCAACACGGAAATTTCGAGCATGACAATGCAAAAACAGagataa